The Streptomyces sp. DH-12 genome has a window encoding:
- a CDS encoding NACHT domain-containing protein yields MAGGEGSRTTGGDGLHQEISGGTQHNVVFAQVVENVTLHGESGLHAVRGAGAPGPGRGPGAAVLPYAVALLGVFLLLARPELPLPARIDPGPVVVGWLLLAGAGGHAVWFRARRKRALRRQAAWRTRRTLDRVAEALAESLAVRYDEDERLTRLNDPSPLDVTWTTLTPWAEGAGREGAGAEGGPPPALLVPQDIVDYYTATPARRLVVLGGAGAGKSVIVLRLAHALLRRRASGSGDPVPVVVSLASWDPGQGLLRWMADQLAEAHPEACTPMPGAPPADVAFDLLLTGRVLPVLDGFDELPGNRRAAALRQIGETLRGRRPFVLASREPEYRRHVPDQQDFERTEIRLSPLGDATVRAYLSPGQGPTRWTPVLDRIAGGSSAAPPEVRRLRRVLSVPLMVGLARVAYARGGADPSELLEPDAFGSRADIERHLYDAFLDAVYSSSHDIQAAHGGWSPQQARAWIGFLAARMRAANEQDLAWWRLDRTLPRFVSVLVLVPALVAGSLSVAVLAPGLPWWRQWLPLLSVPGAYVMLCGLALVAEAAVRTTGRQEPPRRLHRPAREDVRGAFAPWTERIRAALAVLTIAATMAAVVRWEEWLFYLSPLSGAVVWWYGPRVLRYVWRSADPAVADSPAALLRADRRSVLALGWFVPLRLDNEATPVRYVLPLPPLMLLVWQVVGGGRDVVTARDWVLMAVATPVSWLLFAFGASAWGGFTLARLYFWATGRLPWRLLPFLEDAHARGVLRQAGGVYRFRHIELRNRLARGVPAEAVARPRAAPGRVRRAVAEVLVVAASAGPLAVGSGAMVGERVPWPVRSLPAACALLDAADVARLMRDPARVDGDDDASCSAGEQAPFSRNVAIGVSRVLLAGDGVTVSGTEVAQLHYGQLRAGAPNAGEEGVSARGFHRDLSGLGHEAYLSVWPGLAGSSPRVERLMTARVGVRVGNALVQLDYGEEFASSDRVAEIAQILARKALRRAGLAGMRPREGDPKPLSRGTTVAAVDRPLTSVTPPSAVPAEDNRFTYYNWRATGSVDGATWRDDERSYLWKLHSVPFTFRAPKHMDCQYDSGVTDGPSAYTCPAVPDLVKAGLLPDLRLEIRSERCGAYCGDKETAAFLRAVPDDATTPWKKHEETTYYAAGPVGDGRYRMAMKRYWAWRYKDGGAQQSYLLWVRVEVPSEHRALAQKIVNDMYAQTGAGEIMQFD; encoded by the coding sequence GTGGCGGGCGGCGAGGGGAGCCGGACGACCGGCGGCGACGGCTTGCACCAGGAGATCTCCGGAGGCACCCAGCACAACGTCGTCTTCGCCCAGGTCGTCGAGAACGTCACCCTGCACGGGGAGAGCGGCCTGCACGCGGTGCGCGGTGCCGGCGCTCCCGGCCCCGGTCGTGGCCCCGGCGCGGCCGTCCTGCCGTACGCCGTCGCTCTGCTCGGGGTGTTCCTGCTCCTCGCCCGCCCCGAACTCCCGCTTCCCGCGCGGATCGACCCGGGGCCGGTGGTGGTCGGCTGGCTGCTCCTCGCGGGTGCGGGCGGACACGCCGTGTGGTTCCGGGCACGCAGGAAGCGGGCTCTCCGGCGCCAGGCCGCCTGGCGCACCCGGCGCACCCTCGACCGCGTCGCCGAGGCGCTCGCGGAGAGCCTGGCCGTCCGCTACGACGAGGACGAACGCCTGACGAGGCTCAACGATCCCTCCCCGCTGGACGTGACCTGGACGACCCTGACGCCGTGGGCGGAGGGAGCGGGACGGGAGGGTGCCGGCGCGGAGGGAGGACCCCCGCCGGCACTCCTCGTCCCGCAGGACATCGTCGACTACTACACCGCCACCCCCGCCCGCCGTCTGGTCGTCCTCGGCGGCGCCGGCGCCGGCAAGTCCGTGATCGTCCTGCGTCTGGCCCACGCCCTGCTGCGACGCCGGGCCTCCGGCTCCGGCGACCCGGTGCCGGTGGTCGTGTCGCTGGCGTCCTGGGACCCGGGCCAGGGCCTGTTGCGCTGGATGGCGGATCAGCTCGCCGAAGCGCACCCGGAGGCGTGCACCCCGATGCCCGGAGCGCCCCCGGCGGACGTCGCCTTCGACCTCCTCCTCACCGGCCGGGTCCTGCCGGTGCTCGACGGTTTCGACGAACTCCCGGGGAACCGGCGGGCCGCCGCCCTCCGTCAGATCGGCGAGACCCTGCGCGGCCGCCGGCCCTTCGTGCTGGCCAGCCGCGAACCCGAGTACCGCCGGCACGTGCCTGACCAGCAGGACTTCGAGCGCACCGAGATCCGGCTGAGCCCGCTCGGCGACGCGACCGTGCGGGCGTACCTCAGCCCCGGTCAGGGGCCCACCCGCTGGACACCGGTCCTGGACCGGATCGCCGGCGGTTCCTCCGCCGCGCCGCCCGAGGTACGGCGGCTGAGGCGGGTGCTGTCCGTTCCGCTGATGGTGGGGCTGGCCCGGGTCGCGTACGCCCGCGGCGGCGCCGATCCCTCGGAACTGCTGGAGCCGGATGCGTTCGGGTCCCGCGCCGACATCGAGCGCCATCTGTACGACGCGTTCCTGGACGCCGTCTACAGCTCCTCGCACGACATCCAGGCGGCGCACGGCGGCTGGTCGCCCCAACAGGCGCGCGCCTGGATCGGTTTCCTCGCCGCCCGGATGCGGGCGGCGAACGAACAGGACCTCGCCTGGTGGCGTCTGGACCGGACCCTGCCCCGGTTCGTCTCCGTGCTCGTCCTGGTGCCGGCGCTCGTCGCCGGCTCGCTGTCGGTCGCGGTCCTCGCCCCCGGGCTGCCGTGGTGGCGGCAGTGGCTGCCGCTGCTGTCCGTGCCCGGCGCGTACGTGATGCTCTGCGGGCTGGCGCTCGTCGCGGAGGCGGCCGTTCGCACCACCGGGCGGCAGGAGCCGCCGCGCAGGCTGCACCGGCCCGCCCGCGAGGACGTCCGGGGCGCGTTCGCGCCGTGGACGGAGCGGATCCGGGCGGCCCTGGCCGTCCTCACGATCGCCGCCACGATGGCGGCCGTCGTCCGCTGGGAGGAATGGTTGTTCTACCTCTCCCCGCTCTCCGGCGCGGTGGTGTGGTGGTACGGGCCCCGGGTCCTGAGGTACGTGTGGCGCAGTGCCGATCCGGCCGTGGCCGACAGCCCGGCCGCCCTGCTGCGGGCGGACCGGCGCAGCGTGCTCGCCCTGGGCTGGTTCGTCCCGCTCCGCCTGGACAACGAGGCGACACCGGTGCGGTACGTGCTCCCCCTGCCGCCTCTGATGCTGCTCGTCTGGCAGGTCGTGGGAGGCGGCAGGGACGTCGTCACCGCGCGCGACTGGGTGCTGATGGCCGTGGCGACGCCGGTGTCCTGGCTGCTGTTCGCCTTCGGCGCGTCCGCGTGGGGCGGGTTCACCCTGGCCCGCCTGTACTTCTGGGCCACCGGCCGGCTTCCCTGGCGTCTCCTCCCCTTCCTGGAGGACGCGCACGCCCGCGGGGTGCTGCGGCAGGCCGGCGGCGTCTACCGGTTCCGGCACATCGAGCTGCGGAACCGTCTCGCCCGCGGTGTGCCGGCCGAGGCGGTCGCGCGGCCCCGGGCCGCACCGGGGCGGGTTCGCCGGGCCGTGGCCGAGGTGCTCGTCGTCGCGGCCTCGGCCGGACCGCTGGCGGTGGGCTCCGGAGCGATGGTCGGCGAGCGCGTGCCGTGGCCGGTCCGCTCGCTGCCCGCCGCCTGCGCCCTTCTCGACGCGGCGGACGTGGCCCGGCTGATGCGGGACCCGGCCCGGGTGGACGGGGACGACGACGCTTCGTGCTCGGCGGGAGAGCAGGCGCCGTTCAGCCGCAACGTGGCCATCGGCGTCAGCCGGGTCCTGCTCGCCGGCGACGGCGTCACGGTCAGCGGGACCGAGGTGGCCCAGCTCCATTACGGACAGCTCCGCGCCGGCGCGCCGAACGCCGGGGAGGAGGGCGTGTCGGCCAGGGGCTTCCACCGGGATCTCAGCGGCCTCGGCCACGAGGCGTACCTGTCCGTCTGGCCCGGCTTGGCCGGCTCCTCCCCCCGCGTGGAGAGGCTGATGACGGCCAGGGTCGGCGTGCGGGTCGGCAACGCCCTGGTCCAGCTCGACTACGGCGAGGAGTTCGCCTCGTCCGACCGCGTGGCCGAGATCGCCCAGATCCTGGCCCGGAAGGCGCTCCGCCGGGCCGGCCTCGCCGGGATGCGCCCCCGCGAGGGGGACCCGAAGCCCCTGTCCCGGGGCACCACCGTGGCGGCCGTCGACCGGCCGCTCACCTCCGTCACCCCGCCGTCGGCCGTGCCCGCCGAGGACAACCGCTTCACGTACTACAACTGGCGGGCCACCGGTTCGGTGGACGGCGCGACCTGGCGGGACGACGAGCGCTCCTACCTCTGGAAGCTGCACTCCGTCCCCTTCACCTTCCGCGCGCCCAAGCACATGGACTGTCAGTACGACAGCGGCGTCACCGACGGTCCGAGCGCGTACACGTGCCCGGCGGTGCCGGACCTCGTCAAGGCCGGCCTGCTCCCCGACCTGCGCCTGGAGATCCGGAGCGAGCGGTGCGGGGCGTACTGCGGCGACAAGGAGACGGCCGCGTTCCTGCGCGCCGTCCCCGACGACGCCACCACCCCGTGGAAGAAGCACGAGGAAACCACGTACTACGCGGCCGGCCCGGTCGGTGACGGCCGATACCGCATGGCCATGAAGCGGTACTGGGCCTGGCGGTACAAGGACGGAGGAGCTCAGCAGTCCTACCTGTTGTGGGTGCGCGTCGAGGTGCCGTCCGAGCACCGCGCACTGGCGCAGAAGATCGTCAACGACATGTACGCGCAGACGGGCGCCGGCGAGATCATGCAATTCGACTGA
- a CDS encoding SMI1/KNR4 family protein produces the protein MSDNGFDWRTFLRRWRDEWVPSEDEAMELAEGETTLAELRPEEPPASEAEVADAERRLGTRLPPSYREFLLAGNGWRLHDDSVHRLGAAHEIGWFGDPFDMTPLYRSSLHERSTEQEVLAAGMWERALQLETDSDMSYVLLDPGDTDEDGEWALYVYKGWSGEYPARYPSFRAYMQRRYESFHADRAQLPDFVNDTTRALDADVERAREDALGGRWEAARDLLTVARRYGRPGAWGMLQQLDTTARGAGYGNVHFGGLVDDPRCVDDLVPVMALAHVRDGRFPGPARPFVLGAETDDVVRAAADDILARVRDGSYRYAPDGAFGRAVAEAREAARWGDTDTAWRVVRAALPSWSPPAPGLLVPLGLLADPVLGPVVTRERGLELLSTPRAGRTGPVPEPVPDLDPPGLSWLAEPQRWNAPHGSYRCLWVEGAEPEALPGLVGQDGGAGLTAPPSRPAGWFPHDVGDARRRDGWALWEDRAVLAVGRTGSGWAFGFDTAPRVSGPGPLFVSPAAGASHGGRAVVLWARRGRGDAPVMFHLSVAERGKELYAYTLHGTDVERSGPVPRALDPEHVLRGVDDADRERRLLAAVQDVFGLSLPRHALAEGILPHLTTRSWNRAPREGEGFTYVTVSTGRGGRR, from the coding sequence GTGAGCGACAACGGGTTCGACTGGCGGACGTTCCTTCGGCGTTGGCGGGACGAGTGGGTGCCGAGCGAGGACGAGGCGATGGAGCTGGCGGAGGGGGAGACGACCCTCGCCGAGCTGAGGCCGGAGGAACCCCCGGCGTCCGAGGCGGAGGTGGCCGACGCCGAGCGGCGTCTGGGCACCCGGCTGCCTCCGTCCTACCGGGAGTTCCTCCTGGCCGGCAACGGCTGGCGGCTGCACGACGATTCGGTCCACCGGCTGGGGGCGGCGCACGAGATCGGCTGGTTCGGGGATCCGTTCGACATGACGCCGCTCTACCGGAGCAGCCTGCACGAGCGGTCGACCGAGCAGGAGGTGCTGGCGGCCGGGATGTGGGAGCGGGCCCTGCAGCTGGAGACCGACTCCGACATGTCCTACGTGCTGCTGGACCCGGGCGACACCGACGAGGACGGCGAGTGGGCCCTCTACGTCTACAAGGGGTGGAGCGGCGAGTACCCGGCCCGCTATCCGTCGTTCCGCGCCTACATGCAGCGCAGGTACGAGTCCTTCCACGCCGACCGGGCGCAGCTTCCGGACTTCGTGAACGACACCACCCGCGCCCTGGACGCCGACGTCGAGCGGGCGCGGGAGGACGCGCTGGGCGGGAGGTGGGAGGCCGCGCGGGACCTGCTGACTGTCGCGCGGCGCTACGGACGGCCGGGAGCCTGGGGCATGCTGCAACAGCTCGACACGACGGCGCGGGGCGCCGGGTACGGGAACGTGCACTTCGGCGGGCTCGTCGACGATCCGCGGTGCGTGGACGACCTGGTGCCCGTGATGGCCCTCGCCCATGTGCGGGACGGCCGCTTCCCTGGTCCCGCCCGCCCGTTCGTGCTGGGCGCCGAGACCGACGACGTGGTCCGGGCGGCAGCCGACGACATCCTCGCCCGGGTACGCGACGGCTCCTACCGTTACGCGCCGGACGGCGCCTTCGGACGGGCGGTCGCCGAGGCGAGGGAGGCCGCGCGGTGGGGTGACACGGACACCGCGTGGCGGGTCGTCCGCGCCGCGCTGCCGTCCTGGTCGCCGCCCGCGCCGGGCCTGCTGGTGCCGCTCGGCCTGCTGGCCGACCCGGTCCTGGGGCCGGTGGTGACGCGGGAGCGGGGGCTGGAGCTGCTGTCCACGCCCCGGGCCGGCCGTACGGGCCCGGTGCCCGAACCGGTGCCTGACCTGGATCCGCCGGGGCTGAGCTGGCTGGCGGAGCCCCAGCGGTGGAACGCCCCGCACGGCTCCTACCGGTGTCTGTGGGTGGAGGGCGCGGAGCCGGAGGCGCTGCCCGGCCTGGTCGGGCAGGACGGGGGCGCGGGCCTGACCGCTCCGCCCAGCCGTCCCGCCGGGTGGTTCCCCCACGACGTCGGCGACGCCAGGCGGCGGGACGGCTGGGCGCTGTGGGAGGACCGGGCCGTGCTGGCGGTGGGGCGGACGGGCTCCGGGTGGGCGTTCGGCTTCGACACGGCCCCGCGGGTGTCGGGGCCGGGGCCCCTCTTCGTCTCCCCGGCCGCCGGCGCCTCGCACGGCGGCCGGGCGGTGGTGCTGTGGGCACGCCGCGGTCGCGGCGACGCTCCGGTGATGTTCCACCTGTCGGTCGCCGAGCGGGGGAAGGAGCTGTACGCGTACACGCTGCACGGCACGGACGTCGAGCGCTCGGGGCCGGTGCCCCGGGCCCTCGACCCGGAACACGTCCTGCGCGGCGTCGACGACGCGGACCGTGAGCGGCGCCTGCTGGCCGCCGTGCAGGACGTGTTCGGCCTGTCCCTTCCCCGGCACGCCCTGGCCGAGGGCATCCTGCCGCACCTGACCACGCGGTCCTGGAACCGTGCGCCCCGGGAGGGGGAGGGCTTCACGTACGTCACGGTCAGCACCGGCCGGGGAGGCCGGCGGTGA
- a CDS encoding ATP-binding cassette domain-containing protein, with translation MLELRAVTAGYDRRAPVVRDADLTVAPGEAVGLLGPSGCGKSTLARVAALLHRPDAGEVVLDGTPVRGFRHRAPRGQRTAIGVVFQQPRLAADPRLRLADLIAEPLRATGRRASAADRVAELADTVGLTPDLLGRRPHEVSDGQLQRACLARALALEPRWLVCDEMTAMLDASTTAALVRVVEDYRAATGAGLLSVGHDRTLLNRWCDRTVPWEAVAAG, from the coding sequence GTGCTTGAGCTGCGCGCCGTCACCGCCGGCTACGACCGCCGCGCCCCCGTCGTCCGCGACGCCGACCTCACCGTCGCCCCGGGCGAGGCGGTGGGCCTGCTCGGCCCGAGCGGCTGCGGCAAGTCCACCCTCGCCCGGGTCGCCGCCCTGCTGCACCGCCCGGACGCCGGCGAGGTCGTCCTCGACGGCACGCCCGTCCGCGGCTTCCGGCACCGCGCCCCCCGGGGGCAGCGCACCGCGATCGGCGTGGTCTTCCAGCAGCCCCGCCTCGCCGCCGACCCCCGGCTGCGCCTGGCCGACCTGATTGCGGAACCCCTGCGGGCGACCGGCCGGCGCGCCTCGGCCGCGGACCGCGTGGCGGAACTGGCCGACACCGTGGGCCTCACCCCGGACCTGCTCGGCCGCCGCCCCCACGAGGTCAGCGACGGGCAGCTGCAACGCGCCTGCCTGGCACGGGCGTTGGCCCTGGAGCCGCGCTGGCTGGTGTGCGACGAGATGACGGCGATGCTCGACGCGTCGACCACGGCCGCGCTGGTGCGCGTCGTCGAGGACTACCGCGCGGCGACGGGCGCGGGACTGCTGTCGGTCGGCCACGACCGCACCCTGCTGAACCGCTGGTGCGACCGTACGGTCCCCTGGGAGGCGGTGGCCGCGGGCTGA
- a CDS encoding ABC transporter ATP-binding protein, with product MPAAESAAVPAGKEAAPLLSVRGLSVRFLLPGGRRVAAVSDASFDVAPGECLALIGESGCGKSVLASALLGLLPANARTAGHAHLGDLDLLTADERTLARTVRGRRVGLVPQSPAAHLTPVRTIRAHIEETVARLTGARGRAARREAAERAAERAEFPVDHLDRHPHELSGGLAQRAATALALIGEAPLLLADEPTTGLDRDLVDRTVDELRRHVDDGHALLMITHDLAAAQRIADRVAVMYAGRIVELTDADAFFGAPGPRHPYSRGLLEALPERSFTPIPGLPPELGSLPEGCAFAPRCDRATDACAALPPFTASVACHHPVQAPADVAEAARTPEDIRA from the coding sequence CTGCCGGCGGCCGAATCCGCTGCTGTCCCGGCGGGGAAGGAGGCGGCCCCCCTCCTCTCCGTCCGCGGCCTCTCCGTCCGCTTCCTGCTGCCCGGCGGCCGCCGCGTCGCCGCCGTGTCCGACGCCTCGTTCGACGTCGCACCGGGGGAGTGCCTCGCACTGATCGGGGAGAGCGGCTGCGGCAAGTCCGTGCTGGCGTCCGCCCTGCTCGGCCTGCTCCCGGCCAACGCACGCACCGCGGGCCACGCCCACCTGGGCGACCTCGACCTGCTCACGGCCGACGAGCGGACCCTCGCCCGCACCGTGCGCGGACGCCGTGTCGGCCTGGTCCCGCAGTCCCCGGCGGCGCACCTCACCCCGGTGCGCACCATCCGCGCCCACATCGAGGAGACGGTCGCCCGCCTCACCGGCGCCCGCGGCCGTGCCGCCCGCCGCGAGGCCGCCGAACGGGCCGCCGAGCGGGCCGAGTTCCCCGTGGACCACCTCGACCGGCACCCGCACGAACTGTCCGGCGGCCTGGCCCAGCGCGCCGCGACCGCCCTCGCGCTGATCGGCGAGGCGCCGCTGCTGCTCGCGGACGAACCGACCACCGGCCTGGACCGCGACCTGGTGGACCGCACGGTCGACGAACTGCGCCGCCACGTGGACGACGGCCACGCCCTGCTGATGATCACCCACGACCTGGCCGCCGCCCAGCGCATCGCCGACCGCGTCGCGGTCATGTACGCGGGCCGCATCGTCGAACTGACCGACGCGGACGCCTTCTTCGGCGCCCCGGGCCCCCGCCACCCCTACAGCCGCGGCCTGCTGGAAGCCCTCCCCGAACGGTCCTTCACGCCCATCCCCGGCCTGCCCCCCGAACTGGGCAGCCTCCCCGAGGGCTGCGCCTTCGCCCCCCGATGCGACCGCGCCACGGACGCCTGCGCGGCCCTCCCGCCCTTCACGGCGTCGGTCGCCTGCCACCACCCGGTGCAGGCCCCCGCCGACGTCGCCGAGGCGGCCCGCACCCCGGAGGACATCCGTGCTTGA